Within Desulfolithobacter dissulfuricans, the genomic segment CGGGTCGACAGGTTGGCCCAGGTCTCTCCAGTCCAGTGCCAGGCCGCTGCACAGCCCGGGAATATAGTTACCCAGAAGATCGAGATGAAAATGGGTGGTATCGCCAGGCTCCCGGCAACCGCTGCCACCTTTGCGAAGAATCTCCTCCAGGGGTAGCCGCGGGAGATGGGGCCTGAAGGTCTCAAGCGCCCTGCCCCCGGCCCTGATCCCGTACCGTTCCATCAGGCCGGCCACATACCCGGCCCCGAAATGTTCCTCCAGCAAACCCAGTTTCACGGTCTTTTCCGTATCAAAGCGACCAAGCTCGGGGAGGAACTGCTTCTGCCAGGGAAACACCGCTATCCCCGTGCGGTGGCAGGCTTCCAGCACACCCATGGTCCTGGCCAGCGGGATGAACTCGTTATGAAAGGGACTGATGGAAACCAACAGGGTACGCAGACCCGCCTCCTTCAATCTCTCAAGCAGTCCACAGGCCTGCTCCAGGTCGCGGAACCAGGAACTGTTGGTTTCCACATAATCGATCCCGACCCCTTCCCTTCTGGCTA encodes:
- a CDS encoding radical SAM protein translates to MGREHGYTISSLASGGLITNYDCSSRCGHCLYRCSPFRSREYISDDRASAAFAVARSLGCRSMHIGGGEPLLRPGRLEKILMIARREGVGIDYVETNSSWFRDLEQACGLLERLKEAGLRTLLVSISPFHNEFIPLARTMGVLEACHRTGIAVFPWQKQFLPELGRFDTEKTVKLGLLEEHFGAGYVAGLMERYGIRAGGRALETFRPHLPRLPLEEILRKGGSGCREPGDTTHFHLDLLGNYIPGLCSGLALDWRDLGQPVDPEKYPVLTRLALEGLASLYRWAGEVYGFSPSRTSYWSKCELCTEIRQYLACRSPEGFPDLQPREFYLEPEPKKAGR